One stretch of Alcaligenes faecalis DNA includes these proteins:
- the apbC gene encoding iron-sulfur cluster carrier protein ApbC, with protein MTVSSERVLQALASVTDPNTLKKLSVDAGRCELSIDQNQVELTLHLPYTAYDIQGQLRERIEQALAGVGATLSKLHLNPRIGVHAVQEGLRPMPNIRNIIAVSSGKGGVGKSTTSVNLALALHMQGARVGLLDADIYGPSVPTMLGLHERPRSADGKMMEPLIGHGLQANSIGFLLDEDAPAIWRGPMATQALTQLLTQTRWDDLDYLIIDMPPGTGDIALTLSQKVPLTGAVIVTTPQDLALIDAKRGLNMFQKVNVPVLGIVENMSVHICSNCGHADPVFGQHGGRDMASQFNVPWLGALPLAMSIRAQTDSGTPTVIASADSPEARLYHEIANRVSANLSQLPPDTSGQRPKVVPRPL; from the coding sequence ATGACAGTGAGTTCCGAGCGCGTGTTGCAAGCCCTGGCGAGTGTGACCGATCCCAACACGTTAAAGAAGTTATCGGTCGATGCGGGTCGATGCGAACTGAGCATTGACCAAAACCAGGTTGAGCTGACTTTGCATCTGCCGTATACGGCTTATGACATTCAGGGACAACTGCGCGAACGTATCGAGCAAGCCTTGGCGGGCGTGGGCGCCACCCTGTCCAAGCTGCATCTGAATCCTCGCATTGGTGTGCATGCCGTGCAGGAAGGTTTGCGACCCATGCCCAATATCCGCAACATTATTGCGGTGTCCTCGGGCAAGGGCGGTGTCGGTAAAAGTACAACGTCGGTGAACCTGGCTTTGGCCCTGCATATGCAAGGCGCGCGTGTCGGTTTGCTGGACGCGGATATTTATGGCCCCAGCGTGCCCACCATGCTGGGCCTGCACGAGCGCCCGCGCAGTGCAGACGGCAAGATGATGGAGCCGCTGATCGGCCACGGTCTGCAAGCCAACTCGATTGGTTTCCTGCTGGACGAAGATGCTCCCGCGATCTGGCGTGGCCCGATGGCAACCCAGGCGCTGACACAGCTGCTTACACAAACGCGTTGGGATGATCTGGATTACCTGATCATCGACATGCCTCCCGGCACCGGCGACATTGCGCTGACCTTGTCGCAAAAAGTGCCTTTGACGGGCGCGGTAATTGTGACCACCCCACAGGATCTGGCACTGATCGACGCCAAACGTGGCCTGAACATGTTCCAGAAGGTGAATGTGCCTGTTCTGGGTATTGTGGAAAACATGTCGGTCCATATCTGCTCGAACTGTGGTCATGCTGACCCGGTCTTCGGTCAGCATGGTGGTCGCGATATGGCCAGCCAGTTCAACGTGCCTTGGCTGGGTGCCTTGCCTTTGGCAATGAGCATTCGGGCTCAGACCGACTCCGGTACCCCGACGGTGATTGCCAGCGCAGACAGTCCCGAGGCCCGCCTGTATCACGAGATTGCCAATCGCGTTTCGGCTAACTTGTCGCAACTTCCTCCAGACACGTCGGGGCAGCGCCCCAAGGTTGTTCCTCGTCCTCTTTGA
- a CDS encoding LysR family transcriptional regulator, with product MNRPLYDLDLLLALLTVVDCGSFTAAATRLHSTQSTISQKVRRLEELAGLRLLDRASRGVSTTEAGQTLLGYARQMLALNHQLSEALSGSLVTISVRLGVPEDFTNGQTMRALAGFSRRFPQVRLEVSSGLSSDLLAAYDQGELDLVLVKQRHNAREAVACLPEQTAWVDSATDPVFHLDPIPLVTFPRRGVYREEIISAVESLGRRWRISFTSSSLSGIQGAVADGMGISLLPRRAVRDDHIELGQAQGLPRIDAFELAILHRPHANEMVTALSRVLVEMLAPESERHTG from the coding sequence CTGAATCGGCCTTTGTACGACCTGGACCTGCTGCTGGCCTTGTTGACGGTGGTCGATTGCGGCAGCTTCACGGCGGCCGCAACGCGTTTGCATTCCACGCAGTCCACGATCAGCCAGAAAGTACGGCGTCTGGAAGAGCTGGCCGGGCTACGTCTGCTGGATCGGGCCAGTCGGGGAGTAAGCACGACCGAAGCCGGGCAGACCTTGCTGGGCTACGCCCGCCAGATGCTGGCTTTGAATCATCAGCTGTCTGAAGCGCTGTCCGGTTCTTTGGTAACTATTTCCGTGCGTCTGGGTGTGCCAGAGGACTTTACCAACGGCCAGACCATGCGAGCCTTGGCCGGTTTCAGTCGTCGTTTTCCGCAGGTGCGGTTGGAAGTCAGTAGTGGCTTGAGCAGCGATTTGCTGGCGGCCTACGATCAGGGTGAGCTGGATCTGGTGCTGGTCAAACAGCGTCACAATGCCCGTGAAGCGGTGGCCTGTTTACCCGAGCAGACGGCATGGGTAGATAGCGCGACTGATCCGGTTTTTCATCTGGACCCCATCCCTTTGGTGACCTTCCCGCGCCGTGGCGTGTACCGAGAGGAAATTATCAGTGCTGTCGAATCCTTGGGACGTCGCTGGCGTATCAGCTTTACCAGCTCCAGTTTGAGCGGGATTCAGGGGGCGGTAGCAGATGGGATGGGTATCAGTTTGCTGCCAAGGCGTGCTGTGCGGGATGACCATATTGAACTGGGGCAAGCGCAAGGCCTGCCCCGTATCGATGCTTTTGAACTGGCGATCTTGCATCGGCCTCATGCCAATGAAATGGTGACGGCCTTGTCCCGTGTGCTGGTCGAGATGCTGGCTCCCGAGAGTGAACGCCACACCGGCTAG
- a CDS encoding cation diffusion facilitator family transporter, with protein sequence MKNITPSELDRHRGAQRTTWVSVLVNIGLSVLQIVVGLFAHSQALIADAIHSLSDLLSDFVVLIANRHSRRGPDADHPYGHLRYETAATFAIGGLLLAVGLGMLWNAVSSLRDPSSIEAVHPIALAIAFTALCSKELLFRYMLRVAKRLRSTMLVANAWHARSDAASSLVVSLGVMANLAGLPLGDPLAASIVGLMILRMGWKFSIGAFHDLTDKAVDQETEERIAKLLRETPGVEGIHQLRTRKLGDMIWVEVDLEMDGTLTIDQGHAIAVAARDRVMAEEPVLDVMTHFDPVTPNAKA encoded by the coding sequence ATGAAAAACATCACCCCTTCTGAACTGGATCGGCACCGTGGTGCTCAACGCACCACCTGGGTCAGTGTCCTTGTCAATATCGGTTTAAGCGTGCTGCAAATTGTGGTGGGGCTCTTTGCCCATTCACAGGCCCTGATTGCCGACGCGATTCACTCTTTGTCTGATCTACTGTCGGACTTTGTGGTGCTGATTGCCAATCGCCATAGCCGCCGAGGCCCAGATGCAGATCATCCCTACGGGCATTTACGCTACGAAACAGCCGCTACCTTCGCGATTGGCGGCCTTTTGCTGGCCGTGGGTCTGGGAATGTTGTGGAATGCCGTGTCCTCCTTACGCGATCCCAGCAGCATCGAGGCCGTGCACCCGATTGCCTTGGCCATTGCTTTCACCGCACTCTGTAGTAAAGAACTCCTGTTTCGCTACATGTTGCGTGTCGCCAAGCGTCTACGTTCAACCATGCTGGTTGCCAATGCCTGGCATGCCCGCTCGGATGCGGCCTCCTCGCTGGTCGTCAGCCTCGGGGTGATGGCCAACTTGGCAGGCCTGCCCTTGGGTGACCCATTGGCAGCCAGTATTGTGGGCTTGATGATTCTACGCATGGGCTGGAAGTTTTCTATTGGCGCATTTCACGACCTGACGGATAAAGCGGTCGATCAGGAAACCGAAGAGCGCATTGCCAAGCTCTTGCGCGAGACCCCCGGTGTAGAAGGAATACACCAGCTACGGACCCGCAAACTGGGAGACATGATTTGGGTGGAGGTGGATCTGGAAATGGATGGCACGCTGACTATTGATCAAGGCCATGCCATTGCCGTCGCTGCGCGAGACCGTGTGATGGCCGAAGAACCTGTGCTGGATGTCATGACGCACTTTGATCCGGTCACACCCAACGCGAAAGCCTGA
- a CDS encoding autotransporter assembly complex protein TamA translates to MRKSGFCLLFSIVLSPAVWAQSSVPDVIIDPGGVPPQALKEIQRAVSAITRLAEDQDLGEVSRLRRRAHDATVSALQTQGYFDSVVTLEVGEDSSGEYWDIIIQPGEITRVRDIALDFKGKIQEPEYQVRLEGIKASFPLKVDDPFLNSVWSSAKSDLLESVQRQDFYYARYIDTRATVLADEGVADLSLKVDSGPRVRMGPLETTGLKRVPQSLVDRYVRYTPGDPYDQDKLDEWQQSLAATTFFRGAFVTLDEEAGKKKELPDGDVELPVRVRVTEAPSKQFTGSLGFDSDHGARVEALYRKNIVFGLPIWSEAGIGVDKKRQRAFYDIHLPPTISGYKNSFGVLYDRSDIEGLDTERAALGWKLRQERQAAGNSRVEYETEWGLLGAWDKTKISGLPTRETPSAIATWQWLRRDVDKKYDPREGNLIDFGVGAGVTLDKGETFYRSNLRLQQWWPVGERDILSLRGEIGKVWRMTDRTPPDFGYRTGGARSVRGYKYQSIGLQQGDAVVGAPAMAVASVEYTHFFTSMYGMRAFVDVGDAAPSFGDMDLAWGYGLGAVVRTPAGPFNLDLAYGQRDRRVRLSFSLGIAF, encoded by the coding sequence ATGCGCAAATCCGGCTTTTGCCTGTTGTTCTCGATAGTCCTGAGCCCTGCAGTATGGGCTCAGTCTTCCGTTCCCGATGTCATTATTGATCCGGGGGGCGTGCCCCCCCAGGCGCTGAAAGAAATTCAGCGCGCGGTCAGTGCCATTACGCGTTTGGCGGAAGACCAGGACCTGGGAGAGGTCTCGCGTCTGCGACGCCGGGCTCACGATGCGACCGTCTCCGCCTTGCAGACCCAGGGTTATTTTGACTCTGTGGTCACGCTGGAGGTGGGCGAAGATTCCAGCGGTGAATATTGGGACATCATTATTCAGCCGGGTGAAATCACGCGTGTACGCGACATCGCTCTGGACTTCAAGGGCAAGATTCAGGAGCCGGAATACCAGGTGCGTCTGGAAGGGATCAAAGCCAGCTTTCCCTTGAAAGTGGACGATCCCTTTTTGAATTCGGTCTGGTCCTCCGCCAAGTCGGATCTGCTGGAAAGCGTACAGCGCCAGGACTTTTACTACGCCCGTTATATCGACACACGGGCGACGGTCTTGGCCGATGAAGGCGTGGCCGACCTGTCCCTGAAAGTGGATAGCGGGCCGCGGGTTCGCATGGGCCCGCTGGAAACCACCGGCCTGAAGCGAGTCCCCCAGTCTCTGGTAGACCGCTATGTGCGCTATACCCCCGGTGATCCTTACGATCAGGACAAGCTGGACGAGTGGCAGCAATCTTTGGCTGCCACCACTTTTTTCCGGGGGGCTTTTGTCACGTTGGATGAAGAGGCCGGCAAGAAGAAAGAACTTCCGGATGGGGATGTAGAACTGCCCGTGCGTGTACGGGTGACAGAAGCGCCATCCAAGCAGTTCACCGGCTCTTTGGGTTTTGACAGCGACCACGGGGCGCGTGTTGAAGCCTTGTATCGAAAGAATATTGTGTTTGGCCTGCCAATCTGGTCCGAGGCCGGTATTGGCGTGGATAAAAAGCGCCAGCGGGCCTTTTATGACATCCACTTGCCGCCCACCATTAGCGGCTACAAGAACAGTTTTGGTGTTCTGTACGATCGTTCCGACATTGAAGGTCTGGACACAGAACGTGCGGCCTTGGGCTGGAAGCTGCGCCAGGAACGGCAGGCAGCGGGCAATAGCCGCGTGGAATACGAAACCGAATGGGGTTTGCTGGGAGCCTGGGACAAGACCAAGATTTCCGGCCTGCCCACCCGTGAAACGCCTTCCGCAATTGCAACCTGGCAATGGCTGCGTCGCGACGTGGACAAGAAATACGATCCGCGCGAAGGCAATCTGATTGATTTCGGCGTGGGTGCTGGTGTCACCCTGGACAAGGGCGAGACCTTTTACCGCAGCAATTTGCGACTGCAACAGTGGTGGCCAGTTGGAGAGCGGGATATTTTGTCCCTGCGGGGTGAAATCGGTAAGGTTTGGCGCATGACGGACCGCACACCGCCTGATTTCGGTTATCGAACCGGGGGCGCTCGCAGTGTCCGCGGCTACAAATATCAAAGCATTGGCCTTCAACAAGGCGATGCCGTGGTGGGCGCGCCCGCCATGGCCGTAGCCAGTGTGGAATACACGCACTTTTTCACCAGCATGTATGGCATGCGTGCCTTTGTGGACGTGGGTGATGCTGCGCCCAGCTTTGGTGATATGGATTTAGCCTGGGGCTACGGTTTGGGTGCGGTTGTGCGCACCCCCGCTGGTCCTTTCAATCTTGATCTGGCCTACGGCCAGCGAGACAGACGCGTACGTTTGAGCTTTTCTTTGGGAATCGCATTTTAA
- a CDS encoding nucleoside deaminase, producing MNDKHYLLRSIQIAEENVARGGQPFGAVLVRDGQVLAEGVNETYIAHDPTAHAEIQALRTASQNVKSSSHAGSTMYASGIPCPMCMAAMIASGVERVVYCADDAEGEPFGWSTESFYKKMQQDFGKQGVKMEHLPLPEKRKVYEAWQARFGNDSKQD from the coding sequence ATGAACGATAAACACTATCTACTGCGCTCCATCCAGATTGCGGAAGAGAATGTCGCCCGCGGCGGCCAGCCCTTTGGCGCGGTGCTGGTGCGTGATGGCCAGGTTCTGGCCGAAGGGGTGAATGAGACCTACATCGCCCACGACCCCACCGCACACGCCGAAATCCAGGCCCTGCGTACTGCCAGCCAGAACGTGAAAAGCAGCAGCCATGCAGGCAGCACCATGTATGCCAGCGGCATCCCCTGCCCCATGTGCATGGCCGCCATGATCGCCTCGGGCGTAGAGCGCGTGGTGTATTGCGCCGACGATGCAGAAGGCGAGCCTTTTGGCTGGTCCACCGAATCCTTCTACAAAAAGATGCAGCAGGACTTTGGCAAGCAGGGCGTGAAAATGGAACACCTGCCTTTGCCTGAAAAACGCAAAGTGTACGAAGCCTGGCAAGCCCGCTTTGGAAACGACTCCAAGCAGGACTAA
- a CDS encoding YncE family protein, which translates to MIASRPASLKMIVASVMGALLLSACQTAPQSQQAGQTSSFNATAPQAQVTFRQDTIDGAYEILAAKDSKQLFVAATPLFEDRAAGFLHVLDQDTLRESQLIQLPRRAFALGLNQKTHTLYVGNTLDGSLLAINSLNGTVKQLIQLGEKEGKDGWEHTRKVVIDEQDNRIFVTNPSEGGRVWIVDGAEGRILHNINNVGLWPAGAAYDANTKRLFVGHGGKDEIAVINPTTGAIEQRFSTGDAKSDKREDSRHFFVNIALSADGKKLFGADANTGKVYQFDTTSGKVENTADVGLGLLDIVYNDTRKELITTNRGVDRETPAGTGSVTILDANTLAVKHRISAPVHPNSVTLSADGQTAFVTIKVPHGDKSPHYLKGAKDSVLRLNLNQL; encoded by the coding sequence ATGATTGCGTCCCGCCCTGCCTCTTTAAAAATGATTGTTGCCTCCGTAATGGGCGCTTTGCTGCTCAGCGCATGCCAGACCGCGCCGCAATCGCAACAAGCGGGCCAAACATCGTCTTTCAACGCGACAGCCCCTCAGGCACAGGTCACCTTCCGTCAGGACACCATTGATGGTGCCTACGAAATCCTGGCCGCCAAAGACAGCAAGCAGCTGTTTGTTGCCGCTACTCCCTTGTTTGAAGACCGTGCTGCTGGCTTCCTGCACGTTCTGGACCAGGACACTCTGCGTGAATCGCAGCTGATTCAATTGCCACGCCGCGCCTTCGCACTGGGACTGAACCAGAAAACTCATACTCTGTACGTGGGCAACACCCTGGACGGCTCGCTGCTGGCCATCAACAGCCTGAATGGCACCGTCAAGCAACTGATTCAACTGGGCGAGAAAGAAGGCAAGGACGGCTGGGAACACACCCGCAAAGTCGTTATTGACGAGCAGGACAACCGCATCTTCGTGACCAACCCCTCTGAAGGTGGCCGCGTATGGATTGTGGACGGCGCCGAAGGCCGCATTCTGCACAACATCAACAACGTGGGTCTGTGGCCTGCTGGCGCTGCCTACGATGCGAACACCAAGCGTCTGTTCGTGGGCCACGGCGGCAAGGATGAAATTGCTGTCATCAACCCGACTACTGGCGCTATCGAACAGCGCTTTAGCACCGGCGACGCAAAGAGCGACAAGCGTGAAGACTCGCGCCACTTCTTCGTGAACATTGCCCTGAGCGCAGATGGCAAGAAACTGTTTGGTGCTGACGCCAACACCGGCAAGGTCTACCAATTCGACACCACCTCCGGCAAAGTGGAAAACACCGCCGACGTGGGTCTGGGCCTGCTGGATATCGTGTACAACGACACTCGCAAAGAGCTGATCACCACCAACCGTGGCGTGGATCGTGAAACACCCGCCGGTACCGGTTCGGTCACCATTCTGGATGCCAACACCCTGGCTGTGAAACACCGCATCAGCGCCCCTGTGCACCCCAACAGCGTAACTCTGAGCGCTGACGGCCAGACCGCTTTTGTCACCATCAAGGTCCCCCATGGCGACAAGAGCCCGCACTACCTGAAAGGGGCCAAGGACAGCGTTCTGCGTCTGAACCTGAATCAGCTCTAA
- the metG gene encoding methionine--tRNA ligase yields MSRTIFVTTALPYANGSFHIGHIMEYIQADIWVRSMRMSGHTVHFVCADDAHGAPIMLKAESAGITPAQLVDKIAAERPTYLNGFNVKFDHWHRTDSPDNVELAQDIYRTLKSAGFIDTRTIEQFYDPVKGMFLPDRYIKGECPKCHAKDQYGDSCEVCSAVYAPTELIEPYSTLTNARPVLKTSEHFFFRLSDPRCVAFLQEWTTGKNAQGKPRLQSEVLGKTREWLGTGEGAEASLNDWDISRDEPYYGIPIPDAPGKYFYVWLDAPVGYLASLKAYCAKAGLDFDALLDPEGNTEQVHFIGKDIVYFHALFWPAMLKFSGRKVPDALNVHGFITVSGEKMSKSRGTGISPLRYLELGMDAEWMRYYMAAKLNSHVEDMDFNPDDFIARVNSDLIGKYVNIASRAANFISKHFDGKLAYQGDTSELQNQLKEVAEKVRADLESREYGRAVRQIMAQADIINQAFDTAQPWVMAKGIATAEQAQKDALQDICSRTLAGFKGLSVMLTAILPTLTDRVARELFGLDRDFVWDDVAALPDHIAPFKHLMQRVDSAMVDELLAPPPAPVVLPGGEAIADTIDIKDFIKVDLRIAKIVSCEAVEGSDKLLRLSLDAGEGRLRQVFSGIKSAYQPDDLIGKLTVLVANLAPRKMRFGVSEGMVLAASHADDAVDQGIYILEPFPGAQPGMRIN; encoded by the coding sequence ATGTCACGAACGATATTTGTTACGACCGCCCTGCCGTATGCCAACGGCTCGTTTCACATCGGCCACATCATGGAATATATCCAGGCCGACATCTGGGTTCGGTCCATGCGAATGTCGGGACATACTGTGCATTTTGTGTGTGCGGACGACGCCCATGGTGCGCCCATCATGCTCAAGGCAGAAAGCGCTGGCATTACCCCCGCTCAACTGGTGGACAAGATTGCGGCCGAGCGCCCCACCTACCTGAACGGCTTTAACGTCAAGTTCGACCACTGGCACCGCACGGACTCGCCAGACAACGTTGAACTGGCCCAGGATATCTACCGCACGCTGAAAAGCGCCGGCTTTATTGATACCCGCACCATCGAACAGTTCTACGATCCGGTCAAAGGCATGTTCCTGCCCGATCGTTACATCAAGGGTGAGTGCCCCAAGTGTCACGCCAAGGACCAGTACGGCGATAGCTGCGAAGTCTGTAGCGCGGTTTACGCTCCTACCGAATTGATCGAGCCCTACTCCACCCTGACCAATGCACGTCCGGTCTTGAAGACCTCGGAACACTTCTTCTTCCGTCTGTCCGACCCGCGCTGCGTGGCCTTCCTGCAAGAGTGGACCACAGGCAAGAACGCCCAGGGCAAGCCACGTCTGCAATCGGAAGTGCTGGGCAAGACCCGCGAATGGCTGGGTACCGGCGAAGGCGCTGAAGCCTCCCTGAACGACTGGGACATTTCGCGTGACGAGCCGTACTACGGCATCCCTATTCCTGATGCTCCCGGCAAATACTTCTACGTCTGGCTGGACGCCCCTGTTGGCTACCTGGCTTCCTTGAAAGCCTACTGCGCCAAAGCCGGTCTGGACTTTGATGCCTTGCTGGACCCTGAAGGCAATACCGAGCAGGTCCACTTCATCGGCAAGGACATCGTGTACTTCCACGCCCTGTTCTGGCCTGCCATGCTGAAGTTCTCCGGCCGTAAAGTGCCTGACGCCCTGAACGTGCACGGTTTCATCACGGTTAGCGGTGAAAAAATGTCCAAGAGCCGTGGCACAGGCATTTCGCCCCTGCGCTATCTGGAACTGGGCATGGATGCCGAGTGGATGCGCTATTACATGGCCGCCAAGCTGAACTCGCACGTTGAAGACATGGACTTCAACCCTGATGACTTTATCGCCCGCGTCAATAGCGACCTGATTGGCAAATACGTCAACATCGCCAGCCGTGCCGCCAACTTCATCAGCAAGCATTTTGATGGCAAGCTGGCTTACCAGGGCGACACCTCCGAGCTGCAAAACCAGCTCAAGGAAGTTGCCGAAAAAGTTCGCGCCGATCTGGAAAGCCGTGAGTACGGCCGTGCCGTGCGCCAAATCATGGCTCAGGCCGACATCATCAACCAGGCTTTTGATACGGCCCAACCCTGGGTCATGGCCAAAGGCATTGCGACTGCCGAACAAGCCCAGAAAGACGCGCTGCAAGACATTTGCTCGCGTACCCTGGCTGGCTTCAAGGGCTTGTCCGTCATGCTGACCGCCATTTTGCCTACCCTGACCGATCGCGTGGCCCGCGAGCTCTTCGGTCTGGACCGCGACTTTGTCTGGGACGACGTAGCTGCCTTGCCTGATCACATCGCCCCCTTCAAGCACCTGATGCAGCGTGTAGACAGCGCCATGGTGGACGAGCTGCTGGCTCCCCCACCGGCTCCCGTCGTCCTGCCCGGTGGCGAGGCCATTGCCGACACCATCGACATCAAGGACTTCATCAAGGTTGACCTGCGCATTGCCAAGATCGTGAGCTGCGAAGCCGTGGAAGGTTCGGACAAGCTGCTGCGTCTGAGCCTGGATGCTGGCGAAGGCCGTTTGCGCCAGGTGTTCTCCGGCATCAAGTCGGCGTACCAGCCCGATGATCTGATCGGCAAGCTGACCGTTCTGGTGGCTAACCTGGCTCCTCGCAAGATGCGTTTTGGCGTGTCCGAGGGCATGGTTCTGGCTGCCAGCCATGCTGATGATGCAGTGGATCAAGGCATCTATATTCTGGAACCATTCCCAGGTGCCCAGCCCGGTATGCGCATCAATTAA
- a CDS encoding GNAT family N-acetyltransferase encodes MAQLNAYHQPIGPSLPHWQARPQPARCVLHGKYCRLEAVNPEQHGDSLYQAYSSASDGRDWTYLSVEPFNNRAQFDQHLQTISQASNAVHYAVVEQATGRALGTLSLMRIDPQNGCIEVGFVAWSPALKQTRMATEAHYLLMAYAIDGLGYRRYEWKCDTHNAPSQAAARRLGFRYEGIFRQAIVYKGRSRDTAWFAITDQEWPALKANFQAWLAPENFDEQGRQKHRLGQQVTVAPAGPGARRLKQMLALQTELNQLIDPNWRVAKQDYYRAIWVECAELADYLDWKWWQHCERNLPQLQLELIDILHFGLCDVLRADDALREQEAANALDQLQHASATASDSTAIMTALERFTLRVLETRQFDFSGFAQLAGLCGLTLDTLYHSYAGKNALNRLRQLRGYQHGHYHKQWGGQQDNEHLAQLQLRLPAEQDNYPELILHALQDSYDTFFSEGTPARNGAAVPPPLSSR; translated from the coding sequence ATGGCTCAGCTGAACGCTTATCACCAGCCTATTGGCCCCTCGCTCCCTCATTGGCAAGCCCGCCCGCAGCCAGCGCGCTGCGTTCTGCACGGCAAATACTGCCGTCTTGAAGCGGTGAACCCGGAGCAACATGGCGACAGCCTGTACCAGGCCTACAGCAGCGCCAGCGATGGCCGCGACTGGACCTATTTGTCTGTAGAACCCTTTAACAACCGCGCGCAGTTCGACCAGCACCTGCAAACCATCAGCCAGGCCAGCAATGCCGTGCACTATGCCGTCGTCGAACAAGCCACAGGACGCGCACTGGGCACCTTGTCCCTGATGCGTATCGACCCGCAAAACGGCTGCATTGAAGTGGGCTTTGTTGCCTGGTCGCCCGCCCTGAAACAAACCCGCATGGCTACCGAGGCCCACTACTTGCTGATGGCTTATGCGATTGATGGCCTGGGCTACCGTCGCTACGAATGGAAGTGCGACACGCACAATGCTCCCTCACAAGCAGCGGCACGACGACTGGGCTTTCGTTACGAAGGCATTTTCCGTCAGGCAATTGTGTACAAGGGCCGCTCGCGCGACACGGCCTGGTTCGCCATCACCGATCAGGAATGGCCGGCCCTGAAAGCGAATTTCCAGGCCTGGCTGGCACCCGAGAACTTTGACGAACAAGGTCGTCAGAAACACCGCTTGGGCCAGCAAGTGACGGTCGCCCCCGCCGGTCCAGGGGCCCGCCGCCTGAAGCAAATGCTGGCCCTGCAAACCGAGCTGAATCAGCTGATTGATCCGAACTGGCGAGTGGCCAAGCAGGACTACTACCGGGCGATCTGGGTGGAATGTGCGGAACTGGCCGATTACCTGGACTGGAAGTGGTGGCAGCATTGCGAGCGCAATCTGCCGCAACTTCAGCTGGAGCTGATCGACATCCTGCATTTTGGTCTGTGCGATGTCCTGCGTGCCGACGATGCGCTGCGCGAACAGGAGGCCGCCAACGCGCTGGATCAGCTCCAACATGCATCGGCTACCGCCAGCGACTCTACGGCCATCATGACGGCTCTGGAACGCTTTACCTTGCGTGTGCTGGAGACACGTCAGTTTGATTTCAGCGGCTTTGCTCAACTGGCCGGTCTTTGCGGTCTGACACTGGACACGCTCTACCACTCCTACGCCGGCAAGAATGCCCTGAACCGCTTGCGTCAGCTGCGCGGCTATCAGCATGGCCACTATCACAAGCAGTGGGGCGGGCAGCAGGACAACGAGCATCTGGCGCAGCTGCAATTACGCCTGCCCGCCGAGCAAGACAACTACCCCGAATTGATCCTGCATGCCCTGCAAGACAGCTACGACACGTTTTTTTCGGAAGGCACACCGGCCCGCAACGGAGCCGCCGTACCGCCTCCCCTTTCTTCACGTTGA
- a CDS encoding bifunctional allantoicase/(S)-ureidoglycine aminohydrolase, which produces MSKVNYYAPPGGHPPQTQLLTDRAMFTEAYAVLPKGVLQDIVTSFLPGWEKTRLWVLARPLSGFAETFSQYIMEVSPQGGSNNPESDPEAEGVIFVVKGQLELVLEGTKHIMEEGGYAFIPPSTNWTLHNRTGELANFHWIRKRYQRVEGLDAPEAFVTNEKDVKPGVMPDTEGRWSTTRFTDMSDLRHDMHVNIVNFEPGGVIPFAETHVMEHGLYVLEGKAVYRLNQDWVEVEAGDFMWLRAFCPQACYAGGPSRFRYLLYKDVNRHANLTIGGNR; this is translated from the coding sequence ATGTCCAAAGTCAATTACTACGCCCCTCCAGGTGGCCATCCTCCTCAGACTCAACTGCTGACGGACCGCGCCATGTTCACCGAAGCCTATGCCGTGCTACCCAAGGGCGTGCTGCAAGACATCGTGACCAGCTTCCTGCCCGGTTGGGAAAAGACCCGTCTGTGGGTATTGGCACGTCCTCTGTCCGGCTTTGCCGAGACCTTCTCCCAATACATCATGGAAGTGAGTCCTCAGGGTGGCAGCAACAATCCTGAGTCCGATCCTGAAGCCGAAGGCGTGATTTTTGTCGTCAAGGGCCAGCTGGAACTGGTTCTGGAAGGTACCAAGCACATCATGGAAGAAGGCGGCTATGCCTTTATTCCTCCTTCCACCAACTGGACCTTGCACAACCGCACGGGCGAGCTGGCCAACTTCCACTGGATCCGCAAGCGCTACCAGCGCGTGGAAGGCCTGGATGCACCAGAAGCCTTTGTGACCAACGAAAAAGACGTGAAACCTGGCGTCATGCCTGACACCGAAGGCCGTTGGAGCACCACCCGTTTCACCGACATGTCCGACCTGCGTCACGACATGCACGTGAACATCGTGAACTTTGAACCCGGTGGCGTGATCCCCTTTGCTGAAACACACGTGATGGAACACGGTCTGTACGTTCTGGAAGGTAAGGCCGTTTACCGCCTGAACCAGGACTGGGTTGAAGTTGAAGCCGGTGACTTCATGTGGCTGCGCGCTTTCTGCCCACAGGCTTGTTACGCGGGCGGCCCTAGCCGTTTCCGCTACTTGCTGTACAAAGACGTGAATCGTCATGCCAACCTGACTATTGGCGGCAATCGCTAA